In Nocardioides cavernae, a single genomic region encodes these proteins:
- the sucD gene encoding succinate--CoA ligase subunit alpha, whose protein sequence is MSIYLNKDSKIIVQGMTGGMGAKHTTLMVESGANIVGGVNARKAGTKVELGGKELPVFGTVEEAMKETGANVSVAFVPPAFTKDAAIEAIDAEIPLLVVITEGVPVLDTAEVVQYLEGKSTRMIGPNCPGIITPEESLAGITPHTIAGKGPIGLVSKSGTLTYQMMYELKDFGFTTAIGIGGDPIIGTTHIDALEAFENDPETKAIVMIGEIGGDAEERAAAYIKEHVTKPVVGYVAGFTAPEGKTMGHAGAIVSGSSGTAQAKKEALEAAGVKVGKTPSETAELMRAVLKEI, encoded by the coding sequence ATGAGCATCTACCTCAACAAGGACTCCAAGATCATCGTCCAGGGCATGACGGGCGGCATGGGTGCCAAGCACACCACCCTCATGGTCGAGTCGGGCGCCAACATCGTCGGAGGCGTCAACGCCCGCAAGGCCGGGACGAAGGTCGAGCTGGGCGGCAAGGAGCTCCCCGTCTTCGGCACCGTCGAGGAGGCCATGAAGGAGACCGGCGCCAACGTGTCCGTCGCCTTCGTGCCGCCGGCCTTCACCAAGGACGCCGCGATCGAGGCCATCGACGCCGAGATCCCGCTCCTCGTGGTGATCACCGAGGGCGTGCCGGTCCTCGACACCGCCGAGGTCGTGCAGTACCTCGAGGGCAAGTCCACCCGCATGATCGGCCCCAACTGCCCCGGCATCATCACGCCGGAGGAGTCGCTGGCCGGCATCACCCCGCACACCATCGCGGGCAAGGGCCCCATCGGCCTCGTGTCGAAGTCGGGCACGCTGACCTACCAGATGATGTACGAGCTGAAGGACTTCGGCTTCACCACCGCGATCGGCATCGGCGGTGACCCGATCATCGGCACCACCCACATCGACGCGCTCGAGGCCTTCGAGAACGACCCGGAGACCAAGGCGATCGTGATGATCGGCGAGATCGGCGGAGACGCCGAGGAGCGGGCCGCGGCCTACATCAAGGAGCACGTGACCAAGCCGGTCGTCGGCTACGTCGCCGGCTTCACCGCTCCCGAGGGCAAGACCATGGGCCACGCCGGCGCCATCGTGTCGGGCTCCTCGGGCACCGCCCAGGCGAAGAAGGAGGCCCTCGAGGCCGCCGGGGTCAAGGTCGGCAAGACGCCGTCGGAGACCGCTGAGCTGATGCGGGCGGTCCTGAAGGAGATCTAG